In Paraburkholderia sp. PGU19, the sequence ACTCGTCTCACTCCCAGTGCTGTACCCGGTAGCAGAACCTCGCGCGTTGGCGCAAACCCTGAGCGGGAATGACGGATGCTCCGTGTTATTCCATTTCTAATTCAATAGTGAAATAATAAGCGCACCTTTCTTGTGTTGAGGGATGTGCGATGGTTCGTCAAGCGAGTGGTGGTGAAGTTCTCGAAAGGGCGAAGCGGCTCGTGGTCGAGGCCAGGACGGTAGATGAATTGCGGCAGGCACAAGCAGTACTGTTACCGCTGGAATTCGGGCTGACGCTCGCGCAGACCGCGCAAGCGATTGGCGTGTCGGTCGGCTGGGCCTGTCAGTTGCGCCGGCGCTTCATCCTGGCGGGCGGGCTGCCTGAGGTCGACCGCCCCACGCCAGGTGGTCGCCGCCGGGAGAATATGACGCGAGAAGAAGAGGCGGCCTTTCTTGCGCCCTTCTTCGAGAAGGCCAGTGCGGGCGGCATCCTGGTGGTGGGCGAGATCAAGCAGGCGCTGGACGAACGACTTGGGCGCAAGGTTGCCCTGGCTTCCGCCTACAACCTGCTACACCGTCATGGCTGGCGCAAGCTGGCACCCGACAAGCGACACCCCCAGGCCGATGTGGCCGCCCAGGACGCCTGGAAAAAAAACTCCCCGACGTCATCCTCGAAATCGAGCGCGCGTGGCCGGGCCAAGGGGCGATCCGCCTGATGTTTCAGGACGAAGCGCGCTTCGGTCGCATCTCCGACACGCGGCGTTGCTGGTGCCCCAAACCCACTCGCCCGCTGTGTCAGGCGATGGTGACGCAGGAGTACACGTACGCTTATGCCGCCGTCTCCGTGACTGATGGCGCACTCGACTCGCTGATCCTGCCGCACGTCAATGGCGCCTGCATGCAGCTGTTTCTCGATGAGGTCTGCGCGCGTCATCCCGACGACCGAATCGTGATGGTCCTCGATGGCGCCGGGTGGCATCAGAGTGCTTCGCTCAGGCTGGCCCACAATCTGCGCCTGCTCACGCTCCCGCCGTACTCGCCTGAGCTCAATCCAGTTGAACATCTCTGGGACGATCTGCGGGAAAAGTCCTTTCACAACCGTGTCTTCGACAGCATCGACGCGCTCGAACACCATCTGTGTGACTCGCTTCGCGACCTTGAGCTGGACCATCAACGGGTTCGCTCCATCGTCGCGTGGCCTTGGATCATTAATTCACTGTTGAATTAGAAATAGAATTAGGTACCGGGATGAACTCGAAACTGGGTGTGCTTTGAATCAGTAACCGCATCAATGATCAACTGTGCGGGTGTGATCCAAGGAGGATGCACAGTCTGACAAGAGTGTATTTTCTAGTTGATGCGCCGCGTCGGGCCTGAAGAGCCGACAACCGCACTGAACACTATCGTTGTGCGAACCATTGTTGGGCGTAGCAAGGCGAGGGGCTCGA encodes:
- a CDS encoding winged helix-turn-helix domain-containing protein, whose product is MVRQASGGEVLERAKRLVVEARTVDELRQAQAVLLPLEFGLTLAQTAQAIGVSVGWACQLRRRFILAGGLPEVDRPTPGGRRRENMTREEEAAFLAPFFEKASAGGILVVGEIKQALDERLGRKVALASAYNLLHRHGWRKLAPDKRHPQADVAAQDAWKKNSPTSSSKSSARGRAKGRSA
- a CDS encoding IS630 family transposase: MEKKLPDVILEIERAWPGQGAIRLMFQDEARFGRISDTRRCWCPKPTRPLCQAMVTQEYTYAYAAVSVTDGALDSLILPHVNGACMQLFLDEVCARHPDDRIVMVLDGAGWHQSASLRLAHNLRLLTLPPYSPELNPVEHLWDDLREKSFHNRVFDSIDALEHHLCDSLRDLELDHQRVRSIVAWPWIINSLLN